One region of Gossypium raimondii isolate GPD5lz chromosome 6, ASM2569854v1, whole genome shotgun sequence genomic DNA includes:
- the LOC105771837 gene encoding uncharacterized protein LOC105771837, whose product MPLTIVFLTSPSRKSKFSALSLLVGIEINADNKGNYVVKVDGVDISPNPVISGKPATFTISASTAITGGKVVIEVYFFGFHIHQETHDLCEETSCPITVGNFVLSHNQVLPGFTPPGSYKLKMTLSGSGIKQLTCISFDFKISFGASESSVSDSRSAHQVYI is encoded by the exons ATGCCATTAACCATAGTTTTTTTAACATCACCTTCCaggaaatcaaaattttcagcaCTATCATTActagtaggg ATTGAAATCAATGCAGATAATAAAGGTAATTACGTTGTAAAAGTGGATGGAGTCGACATATCACCTAATCCTGTGATTAGCGGGAAACCGGCCACCTTCACGATCTCAGCTTCTACTG CTATCACTGGTGGCAAAGTGGTGATTGAAGTTTACTTCTTTGGgtttcatatccatcaagaaACTCATGACCTTTGTGAGGAAACATCTTGCCCTATTACAGTTGGCAACTTTGTGCTCTCTCACAATCAAGTTTTACCTGGTTTTACTCCACCT GGTTCCTACAAACTTAAGATGACATTATCAGGATCGGGAATTAAACAGTTAACTTGCATTTCCTTCGATTTCAAAATCAGTTTTGGTGCTTCTGAATCTTCAGTCTCTGATAGCCGATCAGCCCAtcaagtatatatatga
- the LOC105773249 gene encoding probable protein phosphatase 2C 59, translating into MRIRPFRYNPSPEISVIEYASTLCCFLILILVITTGNFECLSCNMGYLNSVLQSSSQVHAEYGPVSGGGLSQNGKFSYGYASSPGKRSSMEDFYETRIDGVDGEIVGLFGVFDGHGGARAAEYVKQNLFSNLIRHPKFISDTKSAIADAYNHTDSEFLKSENNQNRDAGSTASTAILVGDRLLVANVGDSRAVICRGGNAFAVSRDHKPDQSDERQRIEDAGGFVMWAGTWRVGGVLAVSRAFGDRLLKQYVVADPEIQEEKIDSSLEFLILASDGLWDVVSNEEAVAMVKPIQDPEQAAKWLMQEACQRGSADNITCVVVRFLANQGGSSHTVPA; encoded by the exons ATGCGAATTAGGCCTTTTCGTTATAATCCATCGCCTGAAATATCTGTTATCGAATACGCTTCTACTTTGTGTTGTTTCCTGATTTTGATTCTAGTGATAACAACTGGAAATTTTGAATGCTTGAGCTGTAATATGGGATATTTGAATTCGGTTTTGCAATCTTCAAGTCAGGTTCATGCTGAATATGGACCGGTCAGCGGCGGAGGCCTTAG CCAGAATGGAAAGTTTAGCTACGGCTATGCAAGCTCTCCTGGAAAGAGGTCTTCAATGGAAGATTTTTATGAAACAAGGATTGACGGTGTTGATGGAGAGATAGTTGGTCTTTTTGGAGTTTTTGATG GTCATGGAGGTGCACGGGCAGCTGAATATGTGAAGCAAAACCTTTTCAGTAATTTGATCAGGCATCCAAAGTTCATATCTGATACCAAATCTGCTATAG CCGATGCATACAACCATACAgattctgaatttttaaaatcagaAAATAACCAGAATAGGGATGCTGGATCAACTGCTTCTACTGCTATACTTGTTGGTGATCGTTTGCTAGTTGCAAATGTTGGAGATTCCCGAGCTGTTATCTGCAGAGGAGGCAATG CTTTTGCTGTGTCCCGTGACCACAAGCCAGATCAAAGTGATGAGCGACAACGGATTGAGGATGCTGGAGGATTTGTCATGTGGGCTG GAACTTGGAGAGTGGGAGGTGTCCTTGCTGTTTCTCGTGCATTTGGTGACAGGCTCTTGAAGCAGTATGTTGTTGCTGATCCGGAAATTCAG GAGGAAAAAATTGACAGCTCACTTGAGTTCCTTATTCTTGCAAGTGATGGACTGTGGGATGTTGTTTCAAACGAG GAGGCTGTGGCAATGGTAAAGCCAATACAGGATCCTGAGCAGGCAGCCAAGTGGCTTATGCAGGAGGCATGCCAGAGAGGCAGTGCAGATAATATCACTTGTGTTGTCGTCCGTTTCTTGGCTAATCAAGGTGGTTCCTCACATACTGTTCCTGCATAA